From a single Salvelinus sp. IW2-2015 linkage group LG22, ASM291031v2, whole genome shotgun sequence genomic region:
- the LOC111949500 gene encoding zinc finger protein 239-like: MSKLHSLNAFLTARLTAAAVDIFGAVEKTITSYQEEVSRSKVENDHLRKLLLDFGFKPDRESQRADLQQLTVSVSGEQVPSKQEWSDQEDTESIFIPPCVESAMSQDSPQSSYLYQIVKNSKRASLPTNSTEPIKTNHDGEDYGALESTSNSQTMSKSKHTQAKKGQSPLDTATNSELKAPMRAHTXDRPYKCPVCRKRFTNNNHLKTHQRIHTGERPHWCKECGKCFSRKGDLGTHMRTHTGEKPYQCSVCGKSFRRNRLNEHMRVHTGERPYRCADCEKGFISVSDLKRHQRIHTGEKPFRCDSCGKCFSQMTTLKKHMRTVHKKVQLQSSEESPDPC; the protein is encoded by the exons ATGTCTAAACTACATTCGTTGAATGCGTTTCTTACTGCCCGATTAACTGCGGCGGCTGTGGATATATTTGGGGCAGTGGAGAAGACTATAACATCGTACCAGGAAGAAGTCTCCAGATCAAAAGTGGAGAACGACCATCTACGGAAGCTGTTGCTAGATTTCGGTTTCAAACCTGATAGAGAATCACAAAGAGCAG ACCTCCAGCagctcactgtctctgtctctggagaGCAGGTTCCCTCTAAACAGGAGTGGAGTGATCAAGAGGACACAGAGTCCATATTCATTCCTCCCTGTGTGGAAAGTGCCATGAGTCAGGACTCACCCCAGAGCTCATACCTTTACCAAATTGTGAAGAACAGCAAGAGGGCCTCCCTTCCCACCAACTCAACAGAACCGATCAAAACCAACCATGATGGAGAGGACTATGGGGCATTAGAATCAACCAGTAACTCTCAGACCATGTCAAAGTCAAAACATACACAGGCAAAGAAAGGACAAAGTCCTCTTGACACTGCGACAAACAGTGAGCTGAAAGCACCAATGAGGGCTCACACAGYTGATAGACCATACAAGTGCCCTGTGTGCAGGAAAAGGTTTACTAATAACAACCATTTAAAAACGCATCAGAGAATTCACACAGGGGAGAGGCCACATTggtgcaaagaatgtggcaagtGCTTCAGCCGCAAGGGggacctgggcacacacatgaggactcacacaggagagaaaccgtacCAGTGCAGCGTTTGTGGCAAAAGCTTCAGGCGAAACCGACTGAATGAGCATATGAGGGTACACACAGGGGAAAGACCCTATCGGTGTGCCGACTGTGAGAAGGGCTTTATTTCAGTAAGTGACCTAAAACGCCACCAGCGCATTCACACGGGAGAAAAGCCGTTTAGGTGCGACAGTTGCGGAAAATGCTTCAGTCAGATGACAACCTTGAAAAAACATATGAGGACTGTTCATAAGAAGGTTCAATTGCAGAGCAGTGAGGAAAGCCCAGATCCCTGCTAG
- the LOC111982761 gene encoding oocyte zinc finger protein XlCOF22-like produces the protein MLLRVLPSVYPKQPRAIHRHLGNLTAMMSQLESPEQQHLLRLIRMVAEQQPLYGCIPNSDGQLREEVRSLGVWCQNVTSHSTLKKGVIVDFRETAREPCYHIDGTHYFISFFPDPPQLTLTVSGDEVPPEQQHCEEEWSDQEIIESIFISPCVESNSDQDSPERSRLYQTLKNSLPTIAAEPIQTNPDGEDNKISESTSDTPLTQLKPLKMKRTRLKKGQRSSICTEGKTTSELKAPLRLHTRKRLYSCTECTATYDRPCHLEIHKRTHTGEKPYECKDCGKCFNRKNSLTMHMLTHTGEKSFCCHECGKRFXLNTRLILHMRTHTGEKPHKCPFCARCFTFPSHLSRHKKLHTGERPHQCNVCGKCYTRKEHLTDHMTSHSGAKPYSCMQCGKCYALQGNLRAHMASHTGNKSLCRCAVCGLGVLNLSRHMQEVHTGGKQHQCQDCGKCFNRKEKLTEHMRTHTGEKPYRCHDCGECFRLNVTLKKHMMTHTSEAGAVPREKI, from the exons ATGCTCCTACGCGTGCTGCCGTCCGTCTACCCCAAACAGCCCCGTGCCATCCATCGTCACCTAGGCAACCTGACGGCCATGATGTCACAGCTCGAGTCACCGGAACAACAACACCTGCTGAGGCTGATCCGGATGGTCGCCGAGCAACAGccactg TATGGCTGTATACCAAACAGTGACGGACAGCTACGGGAGGAGGTGAGGTCtttgggagtgtggtgccagaatgtaacctctcactcaacgttaaAAAAAGgagtgatcgtggacttcagggaaaCAGCGAGGGAGCCCTGCTATCACATCGACGGGACgca TTATTTCATATCTTTCTTTCCAGACCCCCCGCAGCTCACTCTCACTGTTTCTGGAGATGAGgttccccctgagcagcagcactgtgaggAGGAGTGGAGCGATCAAGAGATCATCGAGTCCATATTCATTTCCCCCTGTGTGGAAAGCAACAGTGATCAGGACTCACCCGAGCGCTCACGACTTTACCAAACTCTGAAGAACTCCCTTCCCACCATTGCAGCAGAACCGATCCAAACAAATCCAGATGGAGAGGACAACAAAATATCAGAATCAACCAGTGACACTCCCCTCACACAATTAAAGCCTCTCAAAATGAAGAGAACACGGTTAAAGAAAGGACAAAGGTCTTCCATCTGCACCGAGGGCAAGACAACCAGTGAGTTGAAAGCGCCATTGAGGCTTCACACAAGGAAGAGGCTCTACAGTTGTACCGAGTGCACAGCAACCTATGACAGACCTTGTCATTTGGAAATCCACAAGAGAACTCACACAGGTGAGAAACCATACGAGTGCAAAGACTGTGGTAAATGCTTCAACCGCAAGAATAGCCTAACGATGCATATGCTgactcacacaggggagaaatcgtTCTGCTGCCATGAATGTGGCAAACGCTTCRGTCTAAACACGAGACTGATACTTCACatgaggacacacacaggggagaagccacaCAAGTGCCCTTTCTGTGCCAGATGCTTTACATTTCCAAGTCACTTAAGTCGTCACAAGAAgctccacacaggagagagaccacATCAATGCAATGTATGTGGGAAATGCTACACGCGGAAGGAGCACCTGACAGACCATATGACATCCCACAGTGGAGCAAAACCATACAGCTGTATGCAATGTGGCAAATGCTACGCACTGCAAGGAAACCTGAGAGCGCATATGGCGAGTCACACAGGGAATAAGTCATTGTGCAGGTGCGCTGTGTGTGGATTAGGTGTTCTAAATCTAAGCCGCCACATGCAAGAAGTTCACACAGGAGGCAAACAGCATCAGTGCCAAGATTGTGGGAAGTGCTTCAACCGAAAGGAAAAACTGACAGAGCACATGAGGACTCACACGGGAGAGAAACCGTATCGATGTCATGATTGTGGCGAATGCTTTAGGCTCAATGTAACCCTGAAGAAACACATGATGACACACACATCTGAGGCAGGTGCTGTTCCACGAGAGAAGATATGA